One Pseudomonadota bacterium genomic region harbors:
- a CDS encoding DUF6502 family protein — translation MAVEKTSNNPEDNVREKLVEMLVPIASMLRDQGIHYKEFQQAYCQALVRSTKKDHRKEFGEVPSISEISIRSGLDRNLVAKYFRSPKVQTYVYDSAQILGLWKSDERYRTPKGEYLDLPFTGVRSFTELCKRVSGAIRPRAFVKTLETTGHVELMADGSVRLLSTAVAATDDRRFEVALENLRLILVTFLQNLRDPNSAFEQMYICDNIPSSRASEVNKGVREWLRKKHGDEISQLFDKHRVPGEKLDTVAIFLGQVYEPLSDK, via the coding sequence ATGGCCGTAGAGAAAACTTCAAATAATCCCGAAGACAACGTTCGGGAAAAGTTAGTGGAAATGCTTGTTCCGATCGCTTCGATGCTTCGGGATCAGGGCATTCACTACAAAGAATTCCAGCAGGCGTATTGCCAGGCGTTGGTTCGATCGACCAAGAAGGACCACCGGAAGGAGTTCGGCGAAGTGCCAAGCATTAGCGAAATCTCGATCCGTAGCGGCCTCGATCGCAACCTAGTCGCTAAGTACTTCCGATCCCCGAAAGTCCAGACCTACGTTTATGACTCAGCCCAGATTCTGGGTCTTTGGAAGAGCGACGAACGCTATAGAACACCGAAGGGTGAATATCTCGACTTGCCGTTTACCGGGGTTCGATCTTTCACAGAGCTCTGCAAGCGCGTCTCCGGCGCCATACGCCCCCGAGCGTTTGTGAAGACGTTGGAGACAACCGGACACGTGGAGCTAATGGCCGATGGCTCCGTGCGGCTTTTAAGCACCGCAGTGGCTGCAACGGATGACAGGCGATTTGAGGTCGCGCTAGAAAATCTCAGGCTCATCTTAGTGACCTTCTTGCAGAACTTGCGAGATCCCAATTCAGCATTTGAGCAGATGTACATCTGCGACAACATTCCGTCGAGTCGGGCTTCCGAAGTCAATAAGGGTGTCCGCGAATGGCTTCGCAAAAAGCACGGCGACGAAATATCTCAACTGTTCGATAAGCACCGAGTTCCGGGCGAAAAGCTCGACACCGTGGCCATATTCCTGGGTCAGGTCTATGAGCCGCTTTCCGATAAGTAA